Proteins from a single region of Calonectris borealis chromosome 14, bCalBor7.hap1.2, whole genome shotgun sequence:
- the LOC142088255 gene encoding acyl-CoA (8-3)-desaturase-like isoform X1: MARVLGLFCFLQILYLAHEPGIDWSGQGKTPGSCLMRGPEVPSSAATPITKPRACGYAARGSGRCRPATSAPRPRGGRKDPFIAFHLDKALVRKYMSPLLIGELAPDQPSFEPSKNKKLVEDFRELRATVEKMGLLKPNCTFFILYLCHILVLDVAAWLTIWYFGASTVPFLFSAVLLGTVQAQAGWLQHDFGHLSVFSKSRWNHWVHKFVIGHLKGAPASWWNHLHFQHHAKPNCFQKDPDVNMHPLFFALGRNLSVELGVQKKKFMPYNHQHKYFFIIGPPALVPLYFQWYIFYFVVQRKQWVDLAWMLTFYIRFFLTYLPVLGVKGILGLHLLVRFIESNWFVWITQMNHIPMHIDYDKNVDWFSTQLQATCNVHQSLFNDWFSGHLNFQIEHHLFPTMPRHNYWKVAPLVKSLCAKHGIEYQCKPLLTAFVDIVHSLKDSGELWLDAYLHK, from the exons ATGGCTCGGGTCCTTggccttttctgctttctccaaATCCTATATCTGGCTCATGAG CCTGGAATTGATTGGTCTGGACAGGGGAAGACGCCAGGGAGCTGCCTGATGCGGGGGCCCGAAGTTCCCTCCTCTGCCGCGACTCCCATCACCAAACCCCGCGCCTGCGGCTACGCTGCCCGCGGCTCCGGGCGCTGCAGGCCCGCTACCAGCGCTCCCCGCCCACGGGGCGGGCGCAAG GATCCTTTCATAGCATTTCATCTTGACAAGGCACTAGTGAGAAAGTACATGAGCCCACTCTTAATTGGGGAACTGGCACCAGATCAACCCAGCTTTGAGCCCAGCAAGAAT AAAAAGCTGGTAGAAGATTTCCGTGAGCTCCGTGCAACAGTTGAGAAGATGGGACTTCTCAAGCCCAACTGCACCTTTTTCATCCTGTATCTCTGTCACATCTTGGTGTTGGATGTTGCAGCCTGGCTCACCATCTGGTATTTTGGAGCATCCACAGtgcctttcctcttctctgcagTGCTTCTAGGTACTGTCCAG gcgCAGGCTGGCTGGCTCCAGCATGATTTTGGACACCTTTCAGTCTTTAGCAAGTCCAGATGGAACCACTGGGTGCACAAGTTTGTGATCGGCCATCTGAAG GGAGCACCAGCCAGCTGGTGGAATCACCTCCACTTCCAACACCACGCTAAACCCAACTGCTTCCAAAAGGACCCTGACGTTAACATGCaccctttattttttgctttgggaaGAAATCTCTCTGTAGAG CTTGgtgtacaaaagaagaaattcatGCCTTATAACCACCAGCACAAGTACTTCTTCATCA TCGGTCCCCCGGCTCTGGTGCCTCTTTACTTCCAGTGGTACATATTCTACTTTGTGGTACAGCGGAAACAGTGGGTG GACCTGGCCTGGATGCTGACCTTCTACATCCGATTCTTTCTCACCTACTTGCCCGTACTGGGAGTGAAGGGTATCCTGGGGCTTCATCTGTTAGTCAG GTTTATAGAGAGTAACTGGTTTGTCTGGATTACACAAATGAATCACATCCCAATGCACATCGATTATGATAAGAATGTGGACTGGTTCTCTACCCAG CTCCAGGCAACCTGTAATGTTCATCAGTCCTTATTCAATGACTGGTTTAGTGGACATCTGAACTTCCAAATCGAGCACCA CCTTTTTCCTACAATGCCTCGACACAACTACTGGAAGGTGGCCCCTTTGGTGAAGTCCCTGTGTGCCAAACATGGTATTGAGTACCAGTGCAAGCCATTGCTCACCGCCTTTGTGGACATAGTGCA CTCTTTGAAAGATTCGGGGGAGCTCTGGCTTGATGCCTATCTACATAAATAA
- the LOC142088255 gene encoding acyl-CoA (8-3)-desaturase-like isoform X3, whose product MSPLLIGELAPDQPSFEPSKNKKLVEDFRELRATVEKMGLLKPNCTFFILYLCHILVLDVAAWLTIWYFGASTVPFLFSAVLLGTVQAQAGWLQHDFGHLSVFSKSRWNHWVHKFVIGHLKGAPASWWNHLHFQHHAKPNCFQKDPDVNMHPLFFALGRNLSVELGVQKKKFMPYNHQHKYFFIIGPPALVPLYFQWYIFYFVVQRKQWVDLAWMLTFYIRFFLTYLPVLGVKGILGLHLLVRFIESNWFVWITQMNHIPMHIDYDKNVDWFSTQLQATCNVHQSLFNDWFSGHLNFQIEHHLFPTMPRHNYWKVAPLVKSLCAKHGIEYQCKPLLTAFVDIVHSLKDSGELWLDAYLHK is encoded by the exons ATGAGCCCACTCTTAATTGGGGAACTGGCACCAGATCAACCCAGCTTTGAGCCCAGCAAGAAT AAAAAGCTGGTAGAAGATTTCCGTGAGCTCCGTGCAACAGTTGAGAAGATGGGACTTCTCAAGCCCAACTGCACCTTTTTCATCCTGTATCTCTGTCACATCTTGGTGTTGGATGTTGCAGCCTGGCTCACCATCTGGTATTTTGGAGCATCCACAGtgcctttcctcttctctgcagTGCTTCTAGGTACTGTCCAG gcgCAGGCTGGCTGGCTCCAGCATGATTTTGGACACCTTTCAGTCTTTAGCAAGTCCAGATGGAACCACTGGGTGCACAAGTTTGTGATCGGCCATCTGAAG GGAGCACCAGCCAGCTGGTGGAATCACCTCCACTTCCAACACCACGCTAAACCCAACTGCTTCCAAAAGGACCCTGACGTTAACATGCaccctttattttttgctttgggaaGAAATCTCTCTGTAGAG CTTGgtgtacaaaagaagaaattcatGCCTTATAACCACCAGCACAAGTACTTCTTCATCA TCGGTCCCCCGGCTCTGGTGCCTCTTTACTTCCAGTGGTACATATTCTACTTTGTGGTACAGCGGAAACAGTGGGTG GACCTGGCCTGGATGCTGACCTTCTACATCCGATTCTTTCTCACCTACTTGCCCGTACTGGGAGTGAAGGGTATCCTGGGGCTTCATCTGTTAGTCAG GTTTATAGAGAGTAACTGGTTTGTCTGGATTACACAAATGAATCACATCCCAATGCACATCGATTATGATAAGAATGTGGACTGGTTCTCTACCCAG CTCCAGGCAACCTGTAATGTTCATCAGTCCTTATTCAATGACTGGTTTAGTGGACATCTGAACTTCCAAATCGAGCACCA CCTTTTTCCTACAATGCCTCGACACAACTACTGGAAGGTGGCCCCTTTGGTGAAGTCCCTGTGTGCCAAACATGGTATTGAGTACCAGTGCAAGCCATTGCTCACCGCCTTTGTGGACATAGTGCA CTCTTTGAAAGATTCGGGGGAGCTCTGGCTTGATGCCTATCTACATAAATAA
- the LOC142088256 gene encoding acyl-CoA 6-desaturase-like: MGKRGEKGGESGEPEAQIRFYTWEEIQKHNLRTDKWLVIERKVYNVTKWANRHPGGQRVISHCAGEDATDAFQAFHINPTLVQKFLKPLLIGELAPGEPSQDRDKNSQLVEDFRTLRKTAEDMNLFRANPLFFSLYLGHIIAMEVLAWVLVSYFGTGWITTLILACILTTSQAQAGWLQHDFGHLSVFKKSSWNHIVHKFVIGHLKGASANWWNHRHFQHHAKPNIFKKDPDVNMLHVFVLGDTQPVEYGKKKLKYLPYNHQHEYFFLIFPPLLIPVYFQIQIISTMIRRRFWVDLAWAISYYMRYFITYIPFYGVVGSLSLLTFVRFLESHWFVWVSQMNHIPMEIDCEKHRDWLSSQVAATCNIEQSFFNDWFTGHLNFQIEHHLFPTMPRHNFWKVKPLVKSLCAKYGVQYEEKPLGKAFVDIVGSLKKSGDLWLDAYLHK, translated from the exons ATGGGGAAAAGGGGTGAGAAAGGAGGGGAGTCGGGGGAGCCGGAGGCGCAGATCCGCTTCTACACCTGGGAGGAGATCCAGAAGCACAACCTGAGGACGGACAAGTGGCTGGTGATAGAGCGAAAGGTTTATAATGTCACCAAGTGGGCAAACAGACACCCGGGGGGTCAACGAGTGATCAGCCACTGCGCCGGCGAAGATGCCACG GATGCATTCCAGGCCTTCCATATCAATCCCACCTTGGTGCAAAAGTTTCTCAAGCCATTACTTATTGGAGAGCTTGCTCCAGGGGAACCTAGCCAGGACCGAGATAAAAAC TCCCAGCTGGTGGAGGATTTCCGGACCCTGAGGAAGACAGCAGAGGACATGAACTTGTTCAGAGCAAATCCTTTGTTCTTCTCTCTTTACTTGGGCCATATCATTGCAATGGAAGTTTTGGCCTGGGTATTGGTTTCATACTTTGGTACTGGCTGGATCACAACTCTCATCCTCGCCTGCATCCTTACAACATCCCAG GCCCAGGCAGGGTGGCTGCAACATGATTTTGGACACCTCTCTGTCTTTAAGAAGTCTTCCTGGAACCACATCGTCCACAAGTTTGTCATTGGACACCTGAAG GGTGCCTCTGCAAACTGGTGGAACCATCGTCACTTCCAGCACCATGCCAAGCCCAACATATTCAAGAAGGACCCAGATGTGAACATGCTGCATGTTTTTGTCCTTGGAGATACACAGCCTGTTGAG TATGGCAAGAAGAAGCTGAAGTACCTGCCTTACAACCACCAGCACGAGTACTTCTTCCTCA TCTTCCCGCCTCTGCTCATCCCTGTGTATTTCCAAATCCAAATCATCTCGACCATGATCAGGCGCAGGTTCTGGGTG GACCTAGCCTGGGCCATCAGCTACTACATGCGCTACTTCATCACATACATCCCATTCTATGGCGTTGTGGGATCCCTGTCTCTCCTCACTTTTGTCAG GTTTCTGGAGAGTCACTGGTTTGTGTGGGTCTCCCAGATGAATCACATTCCAATGGAAATTGATTGTGAGAAGCACAGAGACTGGCTTAGCTCTCAG GTGGCAGCCACTTGCAATATCGAGCAGTCCTTCTTCAACGACTGGTTCACCGGGCACCTGAATTTTCAAATCGAGCACCA CCTGTTTCCAACAATGCCACGGCACAATTTCTGGAAGGTGAAACCTTTGGTGAAGTCATTATGTGCCAAGTATGGAGTCCAATATGAAGAGAAGCCTCTTGGAAAAGCATTTGTAGACATCGTTGG GTCCCTAAAGAAATCTGGAGACCTGTGGCTGGATGCTTACCTCCATAAGTAA
- the LOC142088255 gene encoding acyl-CoA (8-3)-desaturase-like isoform X2, translated as MEECGPALRRFTWEEIGQRAGGGPPPQERWLVIERKVYDISHFCRRHPGGSRVISHYAGQDATDPFIAFHLDKALVRKYMSPLLIGELAPDQPSFEPSKNKKLVEDFRELRATVEKMGLLKPNCTFFILYLCHILVLDVAAWLTIWYFGASTVPFLFSAVLLGTVQAQAGWLQHDFGHLSVFSKSRWNHWVHKFVIGHLKGAPASWWNHLHFQHHAKPNCFQKDPDVNMHPLFFALGRNLSVELGVQKKKFMPYNHQHKYFFIIGPPALVPLYFQWYIFYFVVQRKQWVDLAWMLTFYIRFFLTYLPVLGVKGILGLHLLVRFIESNWFVWITQMNHIPMHIDYDKNVDWFSTQLQATCNVHQSLFNDWFSGHLNFQIEHHLFPTMPRHNYWKVAPLVKSLCAKHGIEYQCKPLLTAFVDIVHSLKDSGELWLDAYLHK; from the exons ATGGAGGAGTGCGGCCCGGCGCTGCGGCGCTTCACCTGGGAGGAGATCGGgcagcgggccgggggggggccgccgccgcaGGAGCGCTGGCTGGTGATCGAGAGGAAGGTGTACGACATCAGCCACTTCTGCCGGAGGCACCCGGGAGGCTCCCGGGTCATCAGCCACTACGCCGGGCAGGACGCCACG GATCCTTTCATAGCATTTCATCTTGACAAGGCACTAGTGAGAAAGTACATGAGCCCACTCTTAATTGGGGAACTGGCACCAGATCAACCCAGCTTTGAGCCCAGCAAGAAT AAAAAGCTGGTAGAAGATTTCCGTGAGCTCCGTGCAACAGTTGAGAAGATGGGACTTCTCAAGCCCAACTGCACCTTTTTCATCCTGTATCTCTGTCACATCTTGGTGTTGGATGTTGCAGCCTGGCTCACCATCTGGTATTTTGGAGCATCCACAGtgcctttcctcttctctgcagTGCTTCTAGGTACTGTCCAG gcgCAGGCTGGCTGGCTCCAGCATGATTTTGGACACCTTTCAGTCTTTAGCAAGTCCAGATGGAACCACTGGGTGCACAAGTTTGTGATCGGCCATCTGAAG GGAGCACCAGCCAGCTGGTGGAATCACCTCCACTTCCAACACCACGCTAAACCCAACTGCTTCCAAAAGGACCCTGACGTTAACATGCaccctttattttttgctttgggaaGAAATCTCTCTGTAGAG CTTGgtgtacaaaagaagaaattcatGCCTTATAACCACCAGCACAAGTACTTCTTCATCA TCGGTCCCCCGGCTCTGGTGCCTCTTTACTTCCAGTGGTACATATTCTACTTTGTGGTACAGCGGAAACAGTGGGTG GACCTGGCCTGGATGCTGACCTTCTACATCCGATTCTTTCTCACCTACTTGCCCGTACTGGGAGTGAAGGGTATCCTGGGGCTTCATCTGTTAGTCAG GTTTATAGAGAGTAACTGGTTTGTCTGGATTACACAAATGAATCACATCCCAATGCACATCGATTATGATAAGAATGTGGACTGGTTCTCTACCCAG CTCCAGGCAACCTGTAATGTTCATCAGTCCTTATTCAATGACTGGTTTAGTGGACATCTGAACTTCCAAATCGAGCACCA CCTTTTTCCTACAATGCCTCGACACAACTACTGGAAGGTGGCCCCTTTGGTGAAGTCCCTGTGTGCCAAACATGGTATTGAGTACCAGTGCAAGCCATTGCTCACCGCCTTTGTGGACATAGTGCA CTCTTTGAAAGATTCGGGGGAGCTCTGGCTTGATGCCTATCTACATAAATAA